Genomic DNA from Pseudomonas fluorescens:
GGGCGCCGGGATCAGCACCATGCACTACACCGGCATGGCCGCACTGCGAATGCAGCCAGGCATCGATTATGACCCGACACTGTTCGGGGCTTCGTTGGTGATTGCTGTCGGCGCTTCGGCGGCGGCGTTGTGGATTGCCTTTCGCCTGCGCCAGAACACGCCCCACGTGCGCCTGGCTCGTGCAGGCGCTGCGGTGGTCATGGGTGTCGCCATCGTCGGCATGCACTACACCGGCATGGCCGGGGCGCGGTTCAGCGACGGTAGCTTTTGTGGCTCCCTGGACGGCTTGAGCGGCAAGGGCCTGGACAATCTGGTGTTGATCACCACCCTGGCGGTGCTGGCCATCGCCTTGCTGACGTCGATTCTCGATGCGCGCCTGGAAGCCCGTACTGCGGAGTTGGCCCAATCGCTGACCCTGGCCAACCGGGAACTGACCCAGTTGGCCCTGCACGACCCCCTCACCGGACTGCCCAACCGGGTATTGCTGGCTGATCGTATCGACCAGGCCATGCACCGGGTGCAAGAGCAGGGTGGCTGCTTCGCCCTGATGTTCATCGACCTGGATGGTTTCAAGCCGGTCAACGACGCCTTCGGTCACCACATGGGCGATTTGTTGCTGCGGGACGTGGCCCTGCGCCTGCGTGAGGACCTGCGCAGCCAGGACACCCTGGCGCGGATCGGCGGTGATGAGTTCGTGCTGCTGGTGCAACTGGCTGAACCCGACGACGCCTTGCGATTGGCGGCACGTCAGGTCGGCCTGATCGCACGCACGTTCCGGGTGGCTGAGCATGACTTGCAGATCTCCGCCAGCGTCGGTATCGCCCTTTACCCTGGCAACGGCCAGAGCGCCGACGAACTGTTGATGAACGCCGACGCCGCGATGTACCACGCCAAGGGCGCCGGCAAGAACGGCTACAGCTTTTTCGACGCGTCGATGAACAGCAACGCCCGCAAGCAATTGCAGTTGCTGCAAGACCTGCGCATCGCCGTCGAACAGCGGCAATTCAGCCTGTACTACCAGCCCAAGTTCGATGCCGCCAACGGCCAGCCGGTCGGCGCCGAGGCCTTGTTGCGCTGGAGCCATCCGACCCAGGGCCTGTTGATGCCCGACACCTTCATCGACCTGGCGGAAAAGACCGGGTTGATCATCCCCATCGGCGAATGGGTGTTGAACGAAGCCTGTCGGCAGATGCGTGAATGGTACGTGCTCGGTTATACCGATTGGCGCATTGCGGTGAACCTGTCGGCGTTGCAGTTCTGCCATACCGGTTTGGTGCAGAGCGTGGCCAAGGCCCTGGAAACGCATCAGCTGCCGGCCAACAGCCTGACCCTGGAAATCACCGAAACCACCGCCATGAGCGATGCGGACGCGAGCATGACGGTGCTGCAACAGCTCTCGGACATGGGCGTGGACCTGTCCATCGACGACTTCGGCACCGGCTATTCGAGCCTGATGTACCTCAAGCGCCTGCCGGCCAACGAGCTGAAGATCGATCGCGGCTTCGTGCGTGACCTGGAGCACGACAGCGATGACGCGGCGATCGTCTCGGCCATCGTCGCCCTCGGCCAGGCCCTGGGCCTGCGGATCGTCGCCGAAGGTGTGGAGACCGATGTGCAACAAGACTTCCTGACCCAGTTGGGCTGCGATTCGCTGCAGGGCTATCTGCTGGGGCATCCACTGCCGGCTGAGCGGTTCATCCACGACATTCGCCAGGCACAACGGGTGGCGGTGGGCTGAGCCACTTCAAGGCACGATGTCGAACGCCGTGCTGCCAAGTCGCTCGCCGTTGACCAGCAAGTGCACGGCATGCCGGCCCGCGTAGTGTTTGCGGGTGGTCAACTCGCGAATGTGCTGGGAGCGGCTGAGGTTGACGCAACCCTGGGCGGGCAGGTCGAAGGTCTTGAGCTTGAAGACTTTGGCCGAGGTGCCGCCCGAGGCTTTCACGTAGTCGACGGCATAGTCGATCACCAGGCGTTGGCTCTGCCCGAGGGTTGATTGCACCGTGAAGGACAGCGTGACCTGTTCCCCCAGGCGAATCACCGCAGGCGTCACTTGCAAATCCAGCACCTGGACCTGCGCCTTGCCGCCGACCCCGATGACGCCCAACGCCCTGGGGTTGCCTTGTTTGATCAGGCTGCGCAGCGCGTGCCGGGCGATCCATGCCGTGTGGCGGTCTTGCAGCGGCCAACCTTCGATCTGGTCCAGCACCCAGTCGGGATGCTGCTTGGTGACGTCGTTGAGGTGGTTGGCCACGGATTTGCGCACATAAAGGCTATCGTCGGCCTTGAGCGTGTCGAGGATCGCGGCGGCGAGGTCAGGGTTGGCCTGGATCGGCTCCAGGTGAAACGACCACGGCAAGCGTGGCCGGCTGCCTTCGCTGGCCAGGCGGCGTACGTGCTCGTTGGCGTCCAGCGCCCAGTCGTGCATGACCTTGAGGGTGCGTTCCAGGTCATCGCGCAGGAAGTGCCGCACGGCGAACTCCGACGAGCCGAACCGGGTGAAATACTTGAGCGCGTCCAAAGACACGTCGAAGCGATGCCGGCCATAAGACGCCACGTAGTGTGGCAGGAACATGCTGACGAACATGCTGTTCAGACGCGGGGCCAGGGCGCGCAGCACTTCCAGCGAAGCTTCATAACCGAGGGGCAGTACCGCATGCAGGCACTCACTGACCCGGGCCATGCGCTGCATCACCGATAACTCGGCCAGCCCATCGTTAGCCATGTGCAAGAACGCCTTGGCGTCGAATGCCGGATACACCGCGCGCATTTCGTTGGCGATGTGTTCCAGGCGGGCGCTGTTGAAGATTTCCTTGAGGGCAGGGGAGGCAGTGGTCGAAGTCGTCATGGCAGGGTCCGTCGTGCAGGGCTTGTCACTATATCCCGTGGCGAGGGAGCTTGCTCCCGCTCGGCTGCGCAGCAGTCGTAACCCCCGTGAATGCCGCATCACTGAATGACCGCGTCGCCTGGATTGGGGCCGCTGTGCAGCCCGGCGGAAGCAAGCTCCCTCGCCACGGGGTACAGTTTCCAGGAATTAAGGAATGATTCGCCGCCCGCGAAGTCCCAGATTCAGTCCCTCGAATAACTGGAGTTTTTTCTATGCGCAAACCATCCCTGATCGCCAGCCTGGTCCTGATCGCCGGCCTTGGAGCCCTTGGGCCTGTTGCGCAAGCGGTCGAGAAAACCGGAGACGCCCTGGAGCATTCGCCGAGCAATGGCCGCAGGCTGGTGGAGAACGACCGGGTACCGGCGGACTACCAGCGCGCGGACAGGGCCATGAAAGACTGGAAACAGAAGGAACTCGAGCAACCGACAAACGAGCAGCAATGGGTGCAGATCGACGACAAATACCTGCTGATCGAAACCGTATCCGGCGCCATCGTCAAGATCGTGCCGGCCACACGCTAGAGCACTTCGCCCTTGTCCCACAGGTGAACCAGCTCGCCGGGTGCCTGGTCCTCAGGCACCTGCAGTACCATCTCGTCATCCTGGTCGTTGGCGCGATAGCGCACCTCGATCTGGAAAAAACGCTGGTCGCCGCGCCCAGGCGTGGAGGACGTCAATGGCAGGCAACCCTCCAGGACCGAACAGATGCGCGTGCGCTGGTCGAGGTCGCACTGGGCGAATTCGATTTCCCGTGGCCGGGTCAGCGCATGGATGGCGGCCACGCCACCTTGGCGCGACAGCCGTACCACGGCTTTGTCGTCGAGGTCTGGAAGGGTTTTCATCAGCTCTCCTGTGTCAGGTCGACGCCGACCTGGGCCCAGCCGTTCTGTACCGCTTGCACTTCCCGCGTGCCGAAGCGCTGGCGGGCGTGCTCGACGGTCAGGCGGGCGAAGGCGCTGAAGGACGCGTCATTGGCCAATCTTCGGTCGCACAAGGTTTCATACCAGATCCGGCCGGCCTTTTCCCAGGCAAATCCGCCCAGCGTGGTCGCCACCAGATAAAAGGCCCGGTTGGGAATGCCCGAGTTGATGTGCACGCCGCCGTTGTCTTCACGGGTAATGACGAATTCGCGCATGTGCGCCGGTTGTGGGTCCTTGCCCAGCAACGGGTCATCGTAGGCGCTGCCGGGGTTGGACATGCTGCGCAGGCCGTCGCCGTTGATCTTGTCGGTGAGCAGGTCGGCGCCGATCAGCCAGTCGGCTTGGTCGGCGGTCTGTTCAAGTACGAACTGCTTGACCAGCACACCGAACACGTCGGAGATGGATTCGTTCAGCGCACCGGACTGGTTGGCGTAGATCAACCCGGCTTCGCTTTCGGTGACGCCATGGGCCAGCTCGTGGGCCACCACGTCCAGGGAACGGGTGAAGCGTTGGAAGATTTCACCATCGCCGTCGCCGAACACCATCTGCGCGCCGTTCCAGAAGGCGTTTTCATAGCCCTGGCCATAATGCACGCTGCCCACCAGGGCGAAGCCTTTATTGTCGATGGAGTCGCGCCCCAGCACGTTCCAGAAAAAATCATAAGTGGCGCCGAGGGCGTCGTAGGCTTCGTCCACGGCCGGGTCGCCACTGGCCCGCTGGCCTTCCAGGCGGACCGGCTGGCCGGGCAGTTCCATGCTGTTCTGGGCGTCATGCACGCTGCGTTGCGGCTGTCCGGCCTTGCCGGGCTTGGGCAGCTTCGCGGCGGCGGGAAGGTTGCCGGGCGGGCCGGGGTTGTGCCGTAGGCTGCGCACGTGGGTCAAGGTGCCGAGAGCGCTGGAGCGCTGCTGTTCGGAGCCGTGGGCGATGATGCGATTGAGGATGTATGGCGGAATGAAACCGTGGAGCGGACGAGAGTCGAACATCAGAAAATCCTTATCTGAAATGCAGGGTCGATACCCATGTGAACCGAAGAGGCCGCTGCGGTTCCCTAGCGGGCGGGTTTGTGTGATCGACCCCTGTGGCGAGGGAGCTTGCTCCCGCTGGGCTGCGAAGCAGCCCCAAAACCTTGCCCCTGAATGTGTCAGGCAGACCGCATGCAACCTGTCGGGTCGCGGCGCAACCCAGCGGGAGCAAGCTCCCTCGCCACAAAAGATTGCCAGATGCCTGGAATTCTGCGAAAACCCGGCGCTTGAATGACACGGACAGATCCCATGAATGAAGAACTGCAAATCATCGACCTGGAACAGGGCGATGGCAAAAGCGTAGTCAAAGGTGCGCTGATCACCACCCAATACCGCGGCACCCTCGAAGATGGCACCGAATTCGATTCGTCCTACAGTCGCGGCAAGCCGTTCCAATGCGTGATCGGCACCGGTCGCGTCATCAAGGGCTGGGATCTGGGCCTGATGGGCATGCAAGTCGGTGGCAAGCGCAAGTTGTGGGTGCCGGCGCACCTGGCCTACGGTGAGCGGTCCATGGGTGCCCACATCAAGCCCAACGCCAATCTGATCTTTGAAATCGAGTTGCTGGAAGTCCTGACCCGCGACGACTGATGGGCTGAGCGGGTCATGGCCTGTCGGTACGTGATCGCTCGCTGAACAGCGGGATGCGGCCGTTGACGGAGGGGCGATAGCGCCAGGCTAGCTGATCCAGTGGCGGTTGCTGCTCGATAATCGCCGCCAGTGTGGCGCGGGCGATGTCCATCGCCAGGGTTTGGCCTGGGCATTCATGGCGCCCGCTGCCGAAGCTGAAACTGCGGCGGTTCGGGCGGTCGAGCAGCAGGGTGTCTGGTCGGGGGTTGAGTTGCGGGTCGCGGTTGGCTGAGGCCAGCAGCACCAAGACAACCTCCCCAGGGTTCAGCGCAGTGCCGAGGATTTCGCAGGGCGCGGCGACGAAGCGGCGAGTGTTTTGCACCGGCGGGTCGAAACGTTGGACTTCGGCCAGCAATGAGTCGACCTGTGTGGGAGCCTCCCGCAGCGTCCGGCGCAACGCTGGATCGCCGATCAGTGCCAGCAACGCGTTGCCAATCAGGCCAGCGGTGGC
This window encodes:
- a CDS encoding putative bifunctional diguanylate cyclase/phosphodiesterase, whose protein sequence is MLIGSYSPALVSISLFVAVLASYTALDLAGRIATAQGRAAHLWMAGGALAMGVGIWSMHFIGMLAFSLPVELGYDVSITALSLLVAILSSGFALWLVSQPRLPAWQLAFGALIMGAGISTMHYTGMAALRMQPGIDYDPTLFGASLVIAVGASAAALWIAFRLRQNTPHVRLARAGAAVVMGVAIVGMHYTGMAGARFSDGSFCGSLDGLSGKGLDNLVLITTLAVLAIALLTSILDARLEARTAELAQSLTLANRELTQLALHDPLTGLPNRVLLADRIDQAMHRVQEQGGCFALMFIDLDGFKPVNDAFGHHMGDLLLRDVALRLREDLRSQDTLARIGGDEFVLLVQLAEPDDALRLAARQVGLIARTFRVAEHDLQISASVGIALYPGNGQSADELLMNADAAMYHAKGAGKNGYSFFDASMNSNARKQLQLLQDLRIAVEQRQFSLYYQPKFDAANGQPVGAEALLRWSHPTQGLLMPDTFIDLAEKTGLIIPIGEWVLNEACRQMREWYVLGYTDWRIAVNLSALQFCHTGLVQSVAKALETHQLPANSLTLEITETTAMSDADASMTVLQQLSDMGVDLSIDDFGTGYSSLMYLKRLPANELKIDRGFVRDLEHDSDDAAIVSAIVALGQALGLRIVAEGVETDVQQDFLTQLGCDSLQGYLLGHPLPAERFIHDIRQAQRVAVG
- a CDS encoding DNA alkylation repair protein, yielding MTTSTTASPALKEIFNSARLEHIANEMRAVYPAFDAKAFLHMANDGLAELSVMQRMARVSECLHAVLPLGYEASLEVLRALAPRLNSMFVSMFLPHYVASYGRHRFDVSLDALKYFTRFGSSEFAVRHFLRDDLERTLKVMHDWALDANEHVRRLASEGSRPRLPWSFHLEPIQANPDLAAAILDTLKADDSLYVRKSVANHLNDVTKQHPDWVLDQIEGWPLQDRHTAWIARHALRSLIKQGNPRALGVIGVGGKAQVQVLDLQVTPAVIRLGEQVTLSFTVQSTLGQSQRLVIDYAVDYVKASGGTSAKVFKLKTFDLPAQGCVNLSRSQHIRELTTRKHYAGRHAVHLLVNGERLGSTAFDIVP
- a CDS encoding RcnB family protein gives rise to the protein MRKPSLIASLVLIAGLGALGPVAQAVEKTGDALEHSPSNGRRLVENDRVPADYQRADRAMKDWKQKELEQPTNEQQWVQIDDKYLLIETVSGAIVKIVPATR
- a CDS encoding protealysin inhibitor emfourin, producing the protein MKTLPDLDDKAVVRLSRQGGVAAIHALTRPREIEFAQCDLDQRTRICSVLEGCLPLTSSTPGRGDQRFFQIEVRYRANDQDDEMVLQVPEDQAPGELVHLWDKGEVL
- a CDS encoding M4 family metallopeptidase yields the protein MFDSRPLHGFIPPYILNRIIAHGSEQQRSSALGTLTHVRSLRHNPGPPGNLPAAAKLPKPGKAGQPQRSVHDAQNSMELPGQPVRLEGQRASGDPAVDEAYDALGATYDFFWNVLGRDSIDNKGFALVGSVHYGQGYENAFWNGAQMVFGDGDGEIFQRFTRSLDVVAHELAHGVTESEAGLIYANQSGALNESISDVFGVLVKQFVLEQTADQADWLIGADLLTDKINGDGLRSMSNPGSAYDDPLLGKDPQPAHMREFVITREDNGGVHINSGIPNRAFYLVATTLGGFAWEKAGRIWYETLCDRRLANDASFSAFARLTVEHARQRFGTREVQAVQNGWAQVGVDLTQES
- a CDS encoding FKBP-type peptidyl-prolyl cis-trans isomerase, coding for MNEELQIIDLEQGDGKSVVKGALITTQYRGTLEDGTEFDSSYSRGKPFQCVIGTGRVIKGWDLGLMGMQVGGKRKLWVPAHLAYGERSMGAHIKPNANLIFEIELLEVLTRDD